A single genomic interval of Candidatus Omnitrophota bacterium harbors:
- the amrS gene encoding AmmeMemoRadiSam system radical SAM enzyme: MIKEAILWERREGNAVQCTLCSHRCDIPDGRFGSCGVRKNSGGRLLTYAYGKVIADHIDPIEKKPLYHFLPGTYSYSIASAGCNFRCSFCQNWSISQLSAREGDIEGYEMKPSEIVREALANRCRSISYTYTEPTVFIEYARDTAILAREKGLANIFVTNGYMTREAVDAVLGVLDAANVDIKFGKDEDYKELCGGRLDPVLDTVRYMVEKGIWVEVTTLIVPGKNDNTRDLRYIASFIAEIDRNIPWHVTRFHPDHKMTDAGITPSDSIMSALDIGRKAGLRYVYPGNIGAYGTTVCPECGTVLVTRGTDKDTVAEGLVEKGSCHKCGMTISGIWK; the protein is encoded by the coding sequence ATGATCAAAGAGGCCATCTTGTGGGAAAGGCGCGAAGGGAACGCCGTCCAATGTACGCTGTGTAGCCACAGGTGTGATATCCCCGACGGTCGTTTCGGATCATGCGGAGTGAGAAAGAACTCCGGGGGGAGGCTTTTAACATATGCCTATGGAAAGGTCATAGCCGATCATATAGACCCAATAGAGAAAAAACCGTTATATCATTTCCTGCCCGGCACATATTCATACTCGATCGCAAGCGCCGGATGTAATTTCAGGTGCTCATTCTGCCAGAACTGGTCGATATCGCAGCTTTCGGCCCGGGAAGGTGACATAGAAGGGTATGAGATGAAACCTTCGGAAATAGTCAGGGAAGCTCTGGCGAACAGATGCCGAAGCATATCTTATACCTATACGGAGCCCACCGTGTTCATTGAATATGCCAGGGATACGGCGATATTGGCCCGGGAGAAAGGTCTGGCGAACATATTTGTCACTAACGGATACATGACAAGAGAGGCCGTTGATGCTGTTCTGGGCGTCCTGGACGCGGCTAATGTCGACATAAAATTCGGCAAAGATGAGGATTATAAGGAACTCTGTGGAGGGCGGCTTGACCCGGTCCTTGATACGGTACGCTATATGGTCGAAAAAGGCATATGGGTGGAGGTTACTACCCTCATAGTCCCGGGAAAGAATGACAATACCCGCGATCTCAGGTATATCGCTTCTTTTATTGCTGAAATAGACCGCAACATACCCTGGCACGTGACGCGATTCCATCCCGACCATAAAATGACCGATGCCGGGATAACGCCTTCTGACAGCATCATGAGCGCTTTGGATATCGGCAGAAAAGCGGGACTTAGGTATGTATATCCGGGGAACATAGGGGCTTATGGGACTACTGTATGCCCGGAATGTGGTACGGTATTGGTTACACGGGGAACGGATAAGGACACCGTGGCGGAGGGGCTGGTCGAAAAAGGTTCATGCCATAAGTGTGGTATGACAATAAGTGGCATATGGAAATGA
- a CDS encoding YbhB/YbcL family Raf kinase inhibitor-like protein: MNIRNMVYAICHAMVLFFFASGNVSALELRSSDIGEGRVVPLEFTGMGADISPELSWDDVPAGTESFAIIVNDPDAPLGTWTHWVVYDIPPDVRLMKRDGPGPVGPEGAPVLGVNSWGRAGYGGPMPPKGSEHRYVFTVYALDKKLSEPGMSERELLNAMDGHILASAAITARFGR, encoded by the coding sequence ATGAATATCAGGAATATGGTGTACGCGATATGCCATGCGATGGTCTTGTTCTTTTTCGCCTCGGGGAATGTATCCGCCCTTGAGCTCAGAAGCAGCGATATAGGAGAAGGACGGGTGGTACCGTTAGAATTCACGGGGATGGGGGCGGACATCTCTCCAGAGCTTTCCTGGGACGATGTCCCAGCCGGCACGGAAAGTTTTGCTATTATTGTGAACGATCCCGACGCTCCGCTCGGGACCTGGACCCATTGGGTCGTGTATGATATTCCGCCTGATGTCCGGTTGATGAAAAGGGATGGTCCCGGTCCGGTCGGGCCGGAGGGGGCCCCTGTCCTGGGGGTTAACAGCTGGGGGCGCGCGGGGTATGGCGGGCCAATGCCCCCAAAGGGGAGTGAACACAGGTACGTTTTTACGGTATACGCGTTAGATAAAAAATTGAGTGAGCCAGGCATGAGCGAACGGGAATTATTGAACGCCATGGACGGCCATATCCTGGCCAGCGCCGCGATCACGGCCAGATTCGGGAGATAA
- a CDS encoding DUF748 domain-containing protein has product MRKILIGIMVLTGVLLAIAYHKRHELLDYSIDRIVRDNIPEYVSVDDVSILEQQRQVVLRGVKVRNVPGYNEKYMLRADSVRCEYVFNGNDIRKGIVISGVYVDGPIAEVEKRGDKVNVAEIGKLMPAKEEAPALAREGGPSPMERVKKWVVSLFASSGEMLTLPDSIDVSGGEIRFYDNSRGAAGKAIIFGKVKGKIYLSANGLKQGVGIKGVDASGVLDNDPDQVVEISSSLFNVNGAQATDCSLTFKNVDIMAFKSYYDQYMPLDIWHGRVFGQVDLNTEGETIGSSGTLVIKGLKFDVKSDTRAAAYWEMGANELIAYLGSSSGEITFDFKVKGTLSEPRFYPGPRVKRALQSLVVDKVADTIRSFAKRGDAATASASGPDGQNAVEEEKSDVEKAIDMFQKLLKQ; this is encoded by the coding sequence TTGAGGAAAATATTAATAGGCATAATGGTCCTGACGGGAGTGTTGCTGGCGATCGCCTACCACAAGAGACATGAATTGCTGGATTATTCCATAGACCGTATTGTCAGGGACAATATCCCGGAATATGTCAGTGTGGATGATGTCTCGATCCTTGAACAGCAGCGTCAGGTGGTCCTGCGCGGGGTAAAAGTGCGCAATGTGCCGGGATATAACGAGAAATATATGCTGAGGGCGGATTCCGTAAGGTGCGAGTATGTTTTCAACGGGAATGACATCAGAAAGGGTATTGTCATTTCGGGGGTCTATGTGGACGGTCCGATAGCCGAAGTGGAGAAGCGGGGAGACAAGGTCAATGTCGCGGAGATCGGCAAACTTATGCCCGCGAAAGAGGAAGCGCCGGCATTAGCGCGGGAAGGCGGGCCAAGCCCCATGGAACGCGTTAAAAAATGGGTAGTCTCCCTTTTTGCCTCATCCGGAGAGATGCTGACCCTCCCGGATAGTATCGATGTCTCGGGAGGAGAGATAAGGTTCTATGACAATAGCCGGGGGGCGGCCGGCAAGGCGATAATATTCGGTAAGGTAAAAGGTAAGATCTATTTATCCGCGAACGGTTTGAAACAAGGCGTCGGGATAAAAGGGGTTGATGCCTCGGGCGTTCTCGATAACGATCCCGATCAGGTAGTGGAAATAAGCTCTTCTCTTTTTAATGTTAACGGCGCGCAGGCTACGGATTGCAGTCTGACGTTCAAGAACGTGGACATCATGGCGTTCAAGTCGTATTATGACCAATATATGCCTCTGGATATCTGGCACGGCAGGGTTTTCGGCCAGGTTGACCTTAATACGGAGGGGGAAACCATTGGTTCTTCAGGAACGTTAGTCATTAAAGGGCTTAAATTCGACGTTAAGAGCGATACGAGGGCCGCTGCCTATTGGGAGATGGGCGCGAATGAACTTATCGCTTACCTGGGTTCGTCTTCCGGAGAGATAACCTTCGACTTTAAGGTTAAGGGGACCCTGAGCGAACCGCGTTTTTATCCCGGTCCCAGGGTGAAGAGGGCGCTTCAGAGCCTCGTCGTGGATAAGGTAGCCGATACTATACGATCATTTGCCAAAAGGGGTGATGCCGCGACCGCCTCCGCTTCCGGACCCGACGGGCAGAACGCGGTGGAGGAGGAGAAAAGTGATGTGGAGAAAGCGATCGATATGTTCCAGAAATTATTGAAACAGTAA